A region from the Serinibacter arcticus genome encodes:
- a CDS encoding DEAD/DEAH box helicase gives MSSTPRGLERFSAATATWFTESFEAPTAAQVGAWDAVADGQHALVVAPTGSGKTLAAFLWAVDQLLTAPVPPPQERCRILYISPLKALAADVERNLRSPLVGIARTTRTLGQEPPDVRVGVRTGDTPANERRRLATRPPDILITTPESLFLVLTSAAREGLAGITTVILDEVHVLAGSKRGAHLAVSLERLDDMLATPAQRIGLSATVRPVAGVATFLAGMRTPEDGGRAVRLVQPPSTKQLLIDVDVPVPDLTDLEEEIDGVPASGPDLSGAAAGALPAPGLPTQGRTASVWPAVTRRVVDVISEHRTTLVFTNSRRGAERLTARLNEEWERRHAPDEDADLELDEDDVGADERDAGDTRITDADTDAGSAWAAEMPGQSGTALPTAGVIARAHHGSMSREARTAIEDDLKSGRLPAVVATSSLELGIDMGSIDVVVQIGSPPSVASALQRIGRAGHQVGAVSHGIVVPIHRGDLMPAVAATVQARTGGIEEVRGLSNPLDVLAQQIVAMLAVKDWSVADLTQLLRRSAPYATLGDGSLHAVLDMLAGRYPSEDFAQLRPRIVWDRIENTLSARPGALRLAATSGGTIPDRGLYGVYLATGADDVAARGGRRVGELDEEMVFESRVGDTFTLGSSTWRIEDITPDRVLVTPAPGVPGRLPFWKGDQPGRPAELGMALGAMMRSAQESGDLGATVTTWGVSDWTRDNLVGYLGEQLEAVGQLPSDTSIVVERFRDELGDWRLVIHSPYGARVHAPWALALVGRLREQLGMDVAAMHSDDGIVLRLPDVDDPLEDWLLPAPDEVPASGGSTTVGLADLLLEPEEIQRAVIDALAGSAHFSARFREAAARSLLLPRRRPDGRQPLWQQRQRASQLLAVAARYPDFPVVLEAVRESLQDDFDTSALEELMRRIGRREVRIHEVTTSSPSPFARSLMFAYVGQFLYDGDAPLAERRAAALALDPELLTELLGQGAGDLADLLDPEAVLRVEAEVGLRTEQVRARDAEAVLDIVRRLGPIPTADVAARCLPDADVADAAMPDPDVAAGGADAETSAEDADSGAAPADGAATTAADAAAAASATARAETWLRDLADQRRIMRVRVAGVEQWAVVEDAGRLRDALGTALPVGLPEALLAPVPDPLSDLVRRHARTHGPFTVSDLARRFGLAPGTLTPTLGLLEASGAFVAGRLRPPGARPGGNAASEGPGRPDGAAGPEPDTAAPVALTGEREYCDAEVLRRIRRRSLAAARADVEAVPAHVLGIYLPRWHQLGQLYGLDGLLSAVDQLAGAELDVADVETSILPSRVRSYSPGLLDELTSAGEVVWVGAGTGKVVLVPADAVPLLAPVPEPLPSATAAAVVAALERGGLFFRDIVAAVTEAAAAAGTSAPSSSDVEDAVWEAVWAGHVTNDTFAPVRARTATTGGGSRSPRNGTSGTSATRARRMSRQSLMKESMLAVSGARAGSRVPLRIATPPTMAGRWSLVGERSSEPTLRMTARAASLLERHGVVLRGIAQAEGVPGGFGALYPVLSRLEDSGRIRRGYLVEGQGAAQFALPECVDRLRADAGLRPGALVMAAADPANPYGSLVPWPRFGRGGGADLPAPSGPSSTAEDDAVGTDEDASPPDSRAPALVDPAAATGTGARPRRVAGADVVLVDGRLVLFVERGGGSVLAMTDDGEDLALAAHALVDQAPDRYSGLTVRKVDGEGSLTSQAPAALALREAGFIATPRGLKLRAPAAATRGSGVRAVGRPQRA, from the coding sequence ATGAGCAGCACGCCGCGCGGACTCGAGCGCTTCAGCGCCGCCACGGCGACGTGGTTCACCGAGTCCTTCGAGGCGCCCACCGCGGCCCAGGTCGGAGCGTGGGACGCCGTCGCCGACGGTCAGCACGCGCTCGTGGTCGCCCCCACCGGGTCCGGCAAGACCCTCGCGGCCTTCCTGTGGGCGGTCGACCAGCTGCTCACCGCCCCGGTGCCCCCGCCGCAGGAGCGCTGCCGCATCCTGTACATCTCCCCGCTCAAGGCCCTGGCCGCCGACGTCGAGCGCAACCTCCGCTCGCCGTTGGTGGGCATCGCGCGGACCACCCGCACCCTCGGTCAGGAGCCGCCCGACGTGCGCGTCGGCGTCCGCACCGGTGACACCCCCGCCAACGAGCGCCGCCGGCTCGCCACCCGCCCGCCCGACATCCTGATCACGACGCCGGAGTCGCTGTTCCTGGTCCTCACCTCGGCCGCGCGCGAAGGGCTGGCGGGCATCACGACCGTCATCCTGGACGAGGTGCACGTGCTGGCCGGCAGCAAGCGCGGCGCCCACCTCGCCGTGAGCCTCGAACGGCTCGACGACATGCTCGCCACCCCGGCGCAGCGCATCGGTCTGTCCGCGACCGTCCGCCCCGTCGCGGGCGTCGCGACCTTCCTGGCGGGGATGCGCACCCCGGAGGACGGCGGCCGCGCCGTGCGGCTCGTCCAGCCGCCGTCGACCAAGCAGCTGCTCATCGACGTCGACGTCCCGGTGCCGGACCTCACCGATCTCGAGGAGGAGATCGACGGCGTCCCCGCGAGCGGCCCCGATCTCTCCGGCGCCGCAGCCGGGGCGCTCCCGGCGCCGGGCCTCCCGACCCAGGGCCGGACCGCCTCGGTGTGGCCGGCCGTGACGCGGCGCGTGGTCGACGTCATCAGCGAGCACCGCACCACCCTGGTGTTCACGAACTCGCGCCGCGGCGCCGAACGCCTCACCGCCCGTCTGAACGAGGAGTGGGAGCGGCGGCACGCCCCCGACGAGGACGCCGATCTCGAGCTCGACGAGGACGACGTCGGCGCCGACGAGCGCGACGCCGGCGACACCCGCATCACCGACGCCGACACCGACGCCGGATCTGCCTGGGCCGCCGAGATGCCGGGCCAGTCGGGCACCGCGCTGCCCACCGCCGGAGTGATCGCCCGGGCCCACCACGGCTCGATGAGCCGCGAGGCCAGGACCGCGATCGAGGACGACCTCAAGAGCGGACGACTGCCCGCCGTCGTCGCGACGTCCTCGCTCGAGCTCGGGATCGACATGGGATCGATCGACGTCGTCGTGCAGATCGGCTCACCGCCGTCGGTCGCGAGCGCGCTGCAGCGCATCGGTCGAGCCGGCCACCAGGTCGGCGCCGTCTCGCACGGAATCGTCGTGCCGATCCACCGCGGAGACCTGATGCCTGCCGTCGCCGCGACCGTCCAGGCCCGCACGGGCGGGATCGAGGAGGTCCGCGGGCTCAGCAACCCGCTCGACGTCCTGGCGCAGCAGATCGTCGCGATGCTGGCGGTCAAGGACTGGAGCGTCGCCGACCTCACGCAGCTGCTGCGCCGGTCCGCCCCCTACGCCACGCTCGGCGACGGCAGCCTGCACGCCGTCCTGGACATGCTCGCCGGGCGCTACCCGAGCGAGGACTTCGCTCAGCTGCGGCCGCGCATCGTGTGGGACCGCATCGAGAACACCCTCAGCGCCCGCCCGGGTGCCCTCCGCCTGGCCGCCACCTCGGGCGGCACCATCCCCGATCGCGGCCTCTACGGCGTCTACCTCGCCACCGGTGCCGACGACGTCGCGGCACGCGGCGGTCGGCGCGTCGGTGAGCTCGACGAGGAGATGGTCTTCGAGTCGCGCGTGGGCGACACGTTCACGCTCGGATCGAGCACCTGGCGCATCGAGGACATCACGCCCGACCGGGTCCTGGTCACACCGGCGCCGGGAGTTCCCGGACGCCTGCCGTTCTGGAAGGGCGACCAGCCCGGCCGCCCCGCCGAGCTGGGCATGGCGCTCGGCGCGATGATGCGCTCGGCCCAGGAGTCCGGCGACCTCGGGGCGACGGTCACCACCTGGGGGGTCTCCGACTGGACCCGCGACAACCTCGTGGGCTACCTCGGCGAGCAGCTCGAGGCGGTCGGACAGCTGCCGAGCGACACCTCGATCGTCGTGGAGCGCTTCCGCGACGAGCTGGGCGACTGGCGCCTGGTCATCCACTCCCCCTACGGCGCACGCGTGCACGCGCCCTGGGCGCTGGCGCTCGTCGGACGGCTGCGCGAGCAGCTCGGCATGGACGTGGCCGCGATGCACTCCGACGACGGGATCGTGCTGCGCCTGCCCGACGTCGACGACCCGCTCGAGGACTGGCTCCTGCCCGCTCCCGACGAGGTCCCGGCCTCGGGCGGCAGCACGACGGTCGGGCTCGCGGACCTGCTGCTCGAGCCCGAGGAGATCCAGCGCGCCGTCATCGACGCGCTCGCCGGTTCGGCGCACTTCTCCGCCCGGTTCCGCGAGGCGGCCGCACGGTCGCTGCTGCTCCCGCGGCGCCGTCCCGACGGCCGCCAGCCGCTCTGGCAGCAGCGTCAGCGCGCGAGCCAGCTGCTCGCCGTCGCGGCGCGCTACCCCGACTTCCCGGTCGTGCTCGAGGCCGTGCGCGAGAGCCTGCAGGACGACTTCGACACGTCCGCCCTGGAGGAGCTGATGCGGCGGATCGGACGCCGCGAGGTCCGGATCCACGAGGTGACGACGTCCTCACCGTCGCCGTTCGCGCGCTCCCTCATGTTCGCCTACGTCGGGCAGTTCCTGTACGACGGCGACGCCCCCCTCGCCGAGCGTCGCGCCGCCGCGCTCGCCCTGGATCCGGAGCTGCTCACCGAGCTCCTGGGGCAGGGCGCGGGAGACCTCGCCGACCTGCTCGATCCCGAGGCGGTCCTGCGCGTGGAGGCCGAGGTCGGCCTGCGCACCGAGCAGGTGCGGGCTCGCGACGCCGAGGCCGTGCTCGACATCGTGCGCCGCCTCGGGCCGATCCCGACGGCGGACGTCGCGGCCCGCTGCCTGCCCGACGCCGACGTGGCCGACGCCGCGATGCCCGACCCCGACGTGGCCGCCGGTGGTGCCGACGCCGAGACCTCCGCGGAGGACGCCGACAGTGGCGCTGCGCCTGCTGACGGTGCGGCCACCACCGCCGCGGACGCGGCCGCCGCGGCGAGCGCCACCGCGCGCGCCGAGACGTGGCTCCGCGATCTCGCCGACCAGCGCCGCATCATGAGGGTCAGGGTCGCGGGCGTGGAGCAGTGGGCCGTCGTGGAGGACGCGGGCCGCCTGCGCGACGCCCTCGGCACCGCGCTTCCGGTCGGGCTGCCCGAGGCGCTGCTGGCGCCCGTGCCTGACCCGCTGAGCGACCTCGTCCGCCGCCACGCCCGCACGCACGGGCCGTTCACCGTGTCCGACCTGGCGCGCCGGTTCGGCCTGGCGCCCGGCACGCTGACGCCGACCCTGGGGCTCCTGGAGGCCTCGGGCGCGTTCGTCGCCGGCCGGCTCCGACCGCCCGGGGCCCGGCCCGGCGGGAACGCCGCGTCGGAGGGCCCCGGACGCCCTGACGGCGCGGCGGGCCCCGAACCGGACACCGCTGCGCCCGTCGCCCTCACCGGCGAGCGGGAGTACTGCGACGCCGAGGTGCTGCGCCGCATCCGGCGTCGGTCGCTCGCCGCCGCCCGCGCCGACGTCGAGGCCGTCCCGGCGCACGTGCTCGGCATCTATCTGCCGCGCTGGCACCAGCTGGGCCAGCTGTACGGGCTCGACGGCCTGCTCTCGGCCGTGGACCAGCTGGCCGGTGCCGAGCTCGACGTCGCCGACGTCGAGACGAGCATCCTGCCGTCGCGCGTGCGGTCGTACTCTCCCGGTCTGCTCGACGAGCTGACGAGCGCGGGCGAGGTCGTCTGGGTCGGCGCGGGCACCGGCAAGGTCGTGCTCGTCCCCGCCGATGCCGTTCCTCTGCTCGCCCCCGTGCCGGAACCGCTGCCGAGCGCGACAGCGGCCGCGGTCGTGGCCGCGCTCGAGCGGGGCGGACTGTTCTTCCGGGACATCGTCGCCGCCGTGACGGAGGCGGCCGCGGCGGCCGGGACGAGCGCCCCGTCCTCCTCGGACGTCGAGGACGCCGTCTGGGAGGCGGTGTGGGCCGGGCACGTCACCAACGACACGTTCGCCCCCGTGCGCGCGCGGACCGCCACGACGGGAGGCGGCTCGCGCTCGCCGCGCAACGGCACGTCCGGCACCTCCGCGACGCGCGCGCGCCGCATGAGCCGGCAGTCCCTGATGAAGGAGTCGATGCTCGCGGTCAGCGGCGCCCGCGCCGGCAGCCGCGTGCCGCTGCGGATCGCGACGCCCCCGACGATGGCGGGACGCTGGAGCCTCGTGGGCGAGCGCAGCAGCGAGCCGACCCTCCGGATGACCGCGAGGGCCGCGAGCCTCCTCGAGCGCCACGGCGTCGTGCTCCGCGGCATCGCGCAGGCCGAGGGGGTGCCCGGTGGCTTCGGTGCGCTCTACCCCGTGCTCTCCCGTCTGGAGGACTCCGGCCGCATCCGTCGCGGGTACCTGGTCGAGGGTCAGGGTGCGGCGCAGTTCGCGCTGCCGGAGTGCGTCGACCGGTTGCGGGCCGACGCGGGCCTGCGTCCGGGAGCGCTCGTGATGGCGGCGGCCGACCCGGCCAACCCCTATGGCTCGCTCGTTCCCTGGCCCCGGTTCGGCCGGGGCGGGGGCGCCGACCTCCCTGCCCCGTCGGGACCGTCCTCGACGGCGGAGGATGACGCCGTCGGGACGGACGAGGACGCCTCTCCCCCCGACTCCCGCGCGCCCGCGCTCGTCGACCCCGCCGCCGCGACCGGCACGGGCGCCCGGCCCCGGCGCGTCGCGGGGGCCGACGTCGTGCTCGTGGACGGGCGCCTGGTGCTGTTCGTCGAGCGCGGAGGCGGCAGCGTGCTGGCGATGACCGACGACGGCGAGGACCTCGCGCTCGCGGCCCACGCGCTCGTGGACCAGGCGCCGGACCGCTACAGCGGTCTGACCGTCCGCAAGGTCGACGGCGAGGGTTCGCTGACGTCCCAGGCACCGGCGGCGCTCGCGCTGCGCGAGGCCGGTTTCATCGCCACACCGCGTGGTCTGAAGCTCCGGGCACCGGCGGCCGCCACTCGCGGGTCGGGCGTCCGTGCGGTGGGAAGGCCGCAGCGTGCCTGA
- a CDS encoding DNA-formamidopyrimidine glycosylase family protein, translated as MPEGDVVLRTARRLTLALAEGELVRSELRWPTLAGNDLTGLRSLGTVSYGKNLLTRFSDGRTLHTHLRMDGTWRVTATPAEVDDRAGHGDIGVRRSAGGRPRDRRERGRYGRGPRTYDPAAAGSDVRAVLATASWTCTGHQLGMMHLLRTHDESRLLAPLGPDVLGDTYDADVEAAIGEAIHAQGAREIGAVLLDQGVLAGLGTIYMAETLFRHKVSPWRAAADVPDPAAMSATARRLMLGSADAPTGPNTRGSIAMVTYGRSGEPCVRCTTPIRDGRVGEPPYDRIAYYCPRCQLR; from the coding sequence GTGCCTGAGGGTGACGTGGTGCTGCGGACCGCCCGACGACTCACGCTCGCGCTGGCCGAGGGCGAGCTCGTCCGCTCGGAGCTGCGCTGGCCCACGCTGGCGGGGAACGACCTCACGGGGCTGCGCAGCCTCGGCACCGTGTCCTACGGCAAGAACCTGCTCACCCGGTTCTCCGACGGCCGGACGCTCCACACCCACCTGAGGATGGACGGCACGTGGCGCGTGACGGCCACCCCCGCCGAGGTGGACGACCGCGCGGGGCACGGGGACATCGGTGTGCGACGCTCCGCGGGTGGCCGGCCGCGCGACCGTCGCGAACGGGGGCGCTACGGACGGGGTCCGCGGACCTACGACCCGGCCGCGGCCGGGTCCGACGTCCGCGCCGTGCTCGCGACCGCGTCGTGGACGTGCACGGGCCACCAGCTGGGGATGATGCACCTGCTGCGCACGCACGACGAGTCGCGCCTGCTCGCTCCGCTGGGACCGGACGTGCTCGGTGACACCTACGACGCCGACGTCGAGGCGGCGATCGGCGAGGCGATCCACGCGCAGGGCGCGCGAGAGATCGGCGCCGTGCTGCTCGACCAGGGGGTCCTGGCCGGGCTCGGGACGATCTACATGGCCGAGACGCTCTTCCGGCACAAGGTCTCGCCGTGGCGTGCCGCGGCCGACGTGCCCGATCCGGCCGCGATGTCCGCCACCGCCCGCCGCCTCATGCTCGGCTCCGCCGACGCCCCCACCGGTCCGAACACCCGGGGCTCGATCGCGATGGTCACCTACGGGCGCTCGGGTGAACCCTGCGTGCGCTGCACGACACCGATCCGCGACGGGCGGGTGGGCGAGCCCCCCTACGACCGGATCGCCTACTACTGCCCGCGCTGCCAGCTGCGCTGA
- a CDS encoding helix-turn-helix domain-containing protein: MVLLRRELGDVLRDVRLAQSKTLREVSAAARVSLGYLSEIERGQKEASSELLSSVCDALDVPLWALLREVSDRIALAEGVRIPDTVPADLEASVRPFAAAV; encoded by the coding sequence ATGGTTCTGCTTCGACGTGAGCTGGGTGACGTGCTTCGTGACGTCCGTCTCGCCCAGAGCAAGACTCTTCGTGAGGTCTCCGCCGCGGCTCGTGTGTCGCTCGGCTACCTCTCCGAGATCGAACGCGGGCAGAAGGAGGCGTCCTCCGAGCTCCTGAGCTCCGTCTGCGACGCCCTCGACGTCCCGCTGTGGGCGCTCCTGCGCGAGGTGAGCGATCGCATCGCCCTCGCCGAGGGCGTGCGCATCCCCGACACGGTTCCGGCCGACCTCGAGGCGTCGGTCCGCCCGTTCGCCGCGGCGGTCTGA